The Armatimonadota bacterium genome contains the following window.
CCGCACGCCGCGCGGCCGGAGCAGCGGCTTCGCGGGCGCCGGCGGGTGGACGCCCCCGGTTCGCCGCCGCGGGGATGAGCCGCTCGCCGCAGGCGCCGCAGCGCGCGCGGAAGAGGCCGATCTCCTGCGGGACGCGATTGCGCCGCCCGCACTTGAGGCACGCGGTGGTGATGGTGTCGCCCCGCGCCGGGCCGGCGGGAGACGCGGGCGCCGGTGGGGGCGACGACGGGGGCTGCGCGCTCGCCGCCGACGGCGCATATTGGCCGCGCCAGCGGTCGTATTCCGCGCGCAGCTCCTCGCTGCTCAGCACCTCGTAGGCGCGGTTGATGAGCACCATCTGCTGATGGCTGCCGCCGAGGTCGGGGTGCGCGTGGAGCTGCGCCACCAGCGTGCGGTAGGCGCGCTTGATGATCTCCGGGTGCGCCCTGGGGTGCACCTGCAGCACTTCGTAATAATCCACCGTCGGGTCGAACTGCAGACGCATGATGAGCGGTCACCCGTGCCCCGCGAGGCTGCCTGCGAGGTTCGCGCGCGCGCACATCGCCGCGCTCA
Protein-coding sequences here:
- a CDS encoding J domain-containing protein, with protein sequence MRLQFDPTVDYYEVLQVHPRAHPEIIKRAYRTLVAQLHAHPDLGGSHQQMVLINRAYEVLSSEELRAEYDRWRGQYAPSAASAQPPSSPPPAPASPAGPARGDTITTACLKCGRRNRVPQEIGLFRARCGACGERLIPAAANRGRPPAGAREAAAPAARRA